In Pajaroellobacter abortibovis, the following are encoded in one genomic region:
- the glnA gene encoding type I glutamate--ammonia ligase has translation MSLDKISDLSKRHGAKFVDLKFVDFLGAWRHTTIPVHRLNQSLLTEGIAFDGSSLRMWQPIHASDMVMIPDPETAKMDPFFVQSTLSMICSIYDPLAKAPYPRDPRYIARKAEAYLQQTGLADTFFIGPEAEFFIFDDIRFDHSQSHAAFYAIDSIEGGWNSGRDECPNLGYKPRHKGAYCPIPPTDTLGDFRQEVMLVLQEGGIEVEVGHHEVASAGQCEIGIKFHRLLPSADQLMWFKYVVKNVARQHGKTATFMPKPIFGDNGSGMHCHQSLWKGGSSLFAGDKYAGLSELALYYVGGLIKHAKALAALTNPTINSYRRLVPGFEAPINLAYSSRNRSAAIRIPITVPSPDARRIEARFPDSSCNPYLAFSAMLMAGLDGIQNRLEPGAALEKDIFSLDKETSKRIPKMPICLEEALESLAQDHTFLLKGDVFTKDVIEGWIEYKRTHELHSAYQRPTPYEFFLYYDV, from the coding sequence ATGAGCCTAGACAAAATCAGTGATCTTTCAAAGCGGCACGGTGCTAAGTTTGTGGATTTGAAATTTGTCGACTTTTTAGGAGCTTGGCGACATACGACGATCCCCGTTCATCGCCTCAATCAAAGTCTCTTGACTGAAGGGATCGCATTTGATGGCTCATCCTTGCGTATGTGGCAGCCGATCCACGCATCGGATATGGTGATGATCCCCGATCCTGAGACAGCCAAGATGGATCCTTTCTTCGTGCAGTCCACCCTAAGCATGATCTGCTCCATCTATGATCCGCTGGCGAAGGCCCCTTACCCGCGCGATCCTCGCTATATTGCTCGGAAAGCAGAAGCTTATCTCCAGCAAACAGGGCTTGCAGATACGTTTTTTATAGGCCCAGAAGCTGAATTCTTTATCTTTGATGACATCCGTTTTGACCATTCTCAATCTCACGCGGCTTTTTATGCGATTGATAGCATAGAAGGGGGATGGAATAGCGGTCGAGACGAGTGCCCTAACTTAGGATACAAGCCACGCCATAAAGGGGCCTATTGTCCCATCCCCCCTACAGACACGCTGGGTGATTTTCGACAAGAAGTGATGCTCGTTCTTCAAGAAGGGGGGATCGAGGTGGAGGTCGGGCATCACGAGGTGGCCAGCGCGGGGCAATGCGAAATTGGCATCAAGTTCCACCGTCTCTTGCCATCTGCTGATCAGCTGATGTGGTTCAAGTATGTTGTTAAAAATGTGGCTCGTCAGCATGGGAAAACGGCCACATTTATGCCTAAGCCAATTTTCGGCGACAATGGCTCAGGAATGCATTGTCATCAATCGCTTTGGAAAGGGGGGAGCTCTCTTTTCGCGGGAGATAAGTATGCAGGTCTTTCTGAACTGGCACTCTATTACGTCGGTGGTCTGATCAAGCATGCCAAAGCGTTAGCCGCTCTGACCAACCCTACCATTAATTCGTACCGCAGGCTCGTTCCAGGGTTTGAAGCCCCGATTAATCTAGCCTATTCGAGCCGTAATCGTTCTGCTGCCATTCGCATTCCCATCACGGTGCCTTCCCCCGACGCGCGTCGGATAGAAGCACGTTTCCCCGATTCAAGTTGCAATCCTTACCTCGCCTTTAGTGCCATGCTGATGGCTGGACTGGATGGCATTCAAAATCGCCTAGAGCCAGGCGCTGCCTTAGAAAAAGATATCTTCAGCTTGGACAAGGAGACCTCCAAAAGAATTCCTAAAATGCCTATTTGTCTCGAAGAAGCGCTTGAATCACTCGCTCAAGATCATACATTTCTCCTCAAGGGGGATGTCTTTACAAAGGACGTCATCGAGGGCTGGATCGAATACAAGCGAACTCACGAGTTGCATTCTGCCTATCAGCGACCTACCCCTTATGAATTTTTCCTCTATTATGATGTTTAA